gacTTCTTTggtttctttttgtttgttaatGAGATCGTGTATTTGTTGTGTATGTCCTACGCTCATGTAAACTATGTTTCCTCTTATTTCGTATTCTACTTTTTCATCTCTGACAGTTTTAGTTCCTACTAAAGAATTAGTATCAATTGATAATATGACATTCTTTAAGAAGTTTGGTTGTAAGCCTTCTTCGAAAAGAATGTTTCCTCgtgtattaaatattacaaaataagACATTTGGGgttaaaaatctaaatgtcagttaaagaattaaaaacgaactattaaaaaaaatatattagaaaatgcaataaattagaaaatgtaaaatataaaaactaaaatgCAATTTGAGATGATGattaaatctataaaaaatgatctttagtaatatatttcaaaaaagcTCTTTGTGTTATAAGAACACAAACAAGCTTGGCGCTTactttttgaaaattaaaatggttggcaaatttttaaaatttcgcCCCCAAATGGAAAAGCTTCTCGAATtcataaaaacatatgaAAATGGTGTAACAGAAGAACAAATCTTGATTATGAACCCAAATCTAAACAAAGAGTctttagtaaaaattttaaataaattaataaaaaataatacttTAACGGTCTATAAAAACGGACccaagattttttataaagcgATAATAAATGCTTCTGATGATTACGAAagtttaattataaatttgataagtCAAAGTGGCACAGAAGGCTTGTGGATTAAAGACATTAGagaaaaaactaatatgcctcaaaatttaatattaaaaatgttgAGTCAGTTAGAAAACAAGCGAATAATTAAAAGCATGAAGAATATGAAGAATAATCGTAAAGTTTATGTACTTTTTGATGTAATTCCTTCTGATGAAGTTACAGGCGGCTTTTGGTTTAATGACAATGACGTGGACGTTGAGTGCGTGGAAAATGTCagtaaaattgtttataattttattgataagAAGACGCGTATTGATGAAGAGAATGCTAtgaataaatattctaataATCCAtctttattagaaattacAGAGTTTATTAATAcgttgaattttttaaatagtaAAGTTAAGGAGACTGAACTCCGTACACTTTTGTTTACTTTAGtttatgataataaaatagaagCTTTGAATGATCAAGGAACAGAGAGATTTAGAGTCCTTaagtaaataaaacagtaagaaatagaataaaaatatttttcagtTAGGTTGAAatcttgaattttttataaaatagaatttcttaaaaggcgaaatttaaaaaattttattaaaaaaaaaaaatttaaaaaattttaaaatcttttgaAAAGTCTTTTaagttaaattattttttaattttttttgttacaCTAAAATCAtttcctttttaaatttttcatccTTTTTGAGGGGTATAATGTCAAGTGAATGCAAAATGTCAAGTGAGTCGTCAAATGGCCGCCAGATTAAAGTCAAATGCCATGAAAGACCAATTACTGatcttaaatttaataaagacgGAGATTTGATTTTTACATCTTCCAAAGATTCCACTTGTAATGTTCTTTACACTGATGGCACACCTCTTGGCTCTTTTTCTGGGCACGACGGCTCaattttttccttttcGCTGAGCGACAATTCGCAATTTCTGCTGACTGGCAGTGCAGACCAGTCGGTCGTCCAATGGGACATAGAAAAAGGACTCAAAATAAACCaagaacaaataaaaagtgtAATAAAGGCCACAGATAACTTCAAAAAcgagaatttatttattatcgGCTGTGATGGATCAATGGGCAAAGATAAATGCATTTTACTGTATGACTGTAGAAGTAAAGAAAGCAATAAACTAATAAGCTTAGATACAAATCCTACAGGAATATTAATAGATTATTCAcaaaataatgttttaatatcaaatgATGACGGGTCAATTTGTCAACTTGAtcttagaaataatttgataattaaTAAAGCACAAGTTCATACAAGTAAGATTACGAAAATTAAGCCAAGTGCGTGTAGAACATTTTTAGTAAGTTCGTCAATAGACTCACAGGCTAAAATAGTGGACATGGCAAATTTGAACACAATAAAGACTTTTGTGTGTGAAGAGCCAATAAACTGCTCAGTGATATTCGGGAcaaatgataaaataatttgcgTAGGTGGAATAAACGCGAGAGATGTGACACAAAGtaaaggaaaaaataaatttgacaCTAAATTCTTTGATGTGGTCACTACTGAGCAAATTGGATTTTATACTACGCATTATGGAACTATAAACTGTGTAGATGTTAATACAGACGGGACAATGTATTGCTCCGGGGGAGAAACGGGTTTATTGTCAGTGGTTAATTTTGgagaagatttttataattctggatttactaattttaataaattttaaattagttTGCCaagaatttgtttgttttaaactctaaatttatatgaaaaaaatttaaatgttaatttgaaatatattaatttgagATATGTTCATTTAAGATATGTTCATTTGAAATATGTTCATTTGAAATATGTTCATTTGATATGTTAATTTGAAATATGTTAATTTGAAATatgttcatttttattttatttcagTTTTCGTTGTGTTCTTATTTATTACATCATATTCcttattatctttttttattattattgatCCATCTACAAATCTTATCTCTTTGATTCCACTGGGATATGATCTTTCTATTTGTCCATTATCAAATTCATATGTTATGACTTTAGTCTTTGAATCATAAAGATATCTATATTTATCTCGTATCACATAGGTAGACCCATCTTGTAAATAATATCGAACTTTcttatttgttatttctttatgtaTAACTTTTTTAGAATCTAAAATGTCTTTATattcattatttaattcttttaatttttctatttctttttttaataattcgATAATTGAcggttttttatttgactCGATTTTTTCCATCAATCTGTTTATGctgttaattttttcttttatagtttttagCATAAACAGggttctttttaaaaatgaatattcccatataaaaacattgctttctaatattataactaaaaaggtttgatttattatcgaaataaaactatttaacTTAACATAATACAATTTACAAGATTTATTTTccgtttttaatatttagtactttctcaataaaataagattttccgttatttttttaatcccTAAAATGCAAAATCAAATGCcaagaaaattatacatTCTTGTTCCTGATAAACCAAGTCAAATCCAACAAGAAAGCGCAAGTGCCTCCGCTATGATTTCTTCGGTGATCAAAACTTGTCTTGGACCAAAAGCAATGCAAAAAATGgtaattacaaaaattaacaGTATAGAAATTACTAATGATGGGAACAGTATCTTAAGAGAAATTGATGTCTCTCATCCTTCTGCCCGTTCGATTATCGAACTGGCTCGTACTCAAGACGAGGAAATAGGCGATGGTACCACATCAGTCGTAATATTAGCATCAGAAATATTACAAGTCATGTCTAATGTACTAAATAcagaaataaaagaaacagGCAAATTTCCGCATCCTATAAAAGTCTGTGGTTATCTTAATAATGTCAATAAAATCGCAATGGAAGTAgtagaaaatttatctttaaatttacaagATACAGAAGAAAGCATTAAGGCGATCGTAAGATCGAGTGTAGAGACGAAGATCTGCAATATTTTGAAAGTTCCAATTGACAATATGGCTTATGACGtagtcaaaaaaataacggAAAATGGAATCTGCGacttaaaaaacaatataaaagtagaaaaaattttaggaGGAAATATGATACAAAGCGGCATACTTGATggtataattttaaacaaagaCATAATTCATCCACAAATGAGAAAAAGAATAGAAAATCCAAGAATAATAATCTTAGATACGCCActtgaatataaaaaaggcGAAAGTCAAACTAATTACgagtttaaaaataaagaagattttaCTAAAGCACTAGAAATGGAAGAAAAACAGATCAGAACCATGTgttcttatattttaaatgttaaACCTGACATTGTAGTCTGCGAGAAAAGCATTTGTGATTTGGCTATGTCAATTTTGTATCAAAATAATGTCACTGCAATTCgtagaattaaaaaaactgaATCAGTTCGATTATCAAAAGCAACAGGCGCTTCTATTGTCAACAGGATCGAAGATCTAGAAGACAAACACGTAGGAGAAAAGTGTAAactttttgaatatttaaaatgtgGCGAAGAATATTATTCGCAATTTGGTCAATGTGTCCAACCTAAAGCGTGCAGTGTTATAATTCGTGGACCTACTAAAGACATCATGAACGAATTAGAAAGAAATTTCTGGGACGCAGCAAAAGTAGCCAAAAATTTGATCGTGAGCCCAAAACTTGTCCCGGGTGGCGGATGTTTAGAAATGaacatttgtaaaaaattaggcGAAATTGAATCAAAAGATCCACTggaaaaaagtatttataaaaaagtgtGTGAAGCTTTAAAAGTTATACCAACAGTCCTGTTGATAAATAGCGGCGTGTTTAATCCATTGATGAAAATTGAGTTACTTgagaaagaaataaataaaaattcttataatGGAATTAATGGGGTAAATGGGGAGATTGAAGATATGAGGAATGTGATACTTGAACCTATGGCagttaaaaaacaaatttatgcTTCTGCTTTTCAAGCAGTGTTACAGTTGCTTAGAGTTGACGGGATTATGGAAagtaaaagataaattaaaaaaaagttaaaaaatatgtctttgtattgtaaaaaaatcttcttgcctgttttataaatttctcaaattatttttagtttttacctgtcaaatgttttatttggaTTTTCCATCCCCTCTTTcggaaatgtttttaaatactttttgtaGCCAATCAAATCTGTCCATTTGTAAGAATATGATTGGTCAGCATTTGATCGGCTACGACACCCCCTCAATCAGTCTTCGACGTGTCCTTCTTAATATGACTTATGTTAACTCTCAATTCGCCTGCTgaatttttcctttttacCAGAAATGCGTCTTcacttaaaattttgacaaTAATATAACCAGGTGACCATTTAGCTTCTAACTTTCCACTTCCTGGGTAATCTCTGTAAACTAAAACATCTTCTCctattttaaacttttgctttatatcttttttccCTTTAACGATGTATTTgctgtattttttaaagtttaagTCCCTCTTCCGTAAAAGTTCTTGCTTCGTATAGGTCTTAGGGGTAACTCCTATTCTCTCATCTATGGCTGTTGTTATTTGCTGACCGTATTTTAGAATGTACGGCGATGTTCCTATTGATCGGTTAAACGATAGATTTACTGCCAATGTAGCTTCTTTGACAACTTTCCTCCAGCCAATTTCGCCATAGTTTGctaattttctaattttgttCGTCAATGTTTGTATGACCCTCTCAACCGCGCCTGTAGTCTGGTGATGGTATGGCGAACAAAATTCCCATGATATATTATACTTTGAACCTAATGCTTGTACCACGCTGTTGTCAAACTCTAAGCCGTTGTCTGTCAAGATTCTTTCGGGTATCCCATGCTTACTAATGATTAATTCTTCGATCGCCTTATATATTTCACAGCTCTTTTTGCTTCGTAAGATCTTGGTTTCTATCCATTTAGAGTAGTGATCGATCGCTACAAATATGTATCCGCTTCCGCTGTTGTCCGAAAGTTTTCCAAGCAGATCAAATTCCCACAGCTGATTGGGTCTTTCTGAAAGTATTACTTTGTTCTTTGTCTTCACGCGTTGATATCCCGAACGAAGACATGTTTTGCAATTGCTTACGAATTTCGAAATGTCTTGGTGCATTGTTTTCCACTTATGTGCCTGtgaaatcataaatttcatGGTATTTGATGTCCCATGCCCTGATATTTTATGGTACTCCTCTAGTATGTCgttgatattattattcGATAACTGATGTAAATCAATGTTACATGTTTCACACTCTTGGTGAAATCTACTAAAGCCATCAGCAATGTTATGCTCTCCTTTTATATACTCCAATTCGAAGTCGTATTCCGCCAATTTGAGTGCCCATCTGAGAATCCTACTAGTTGGATCCTTCACTGTCCATAGATAGATTAAGGCTTTGTGGTCTGTTCTGAGCGTAAATTTGCTTCCCAAAAGGTAATGTCTAAAATGTTCTATTCCTTTAACCAAGCCAAGAAGTTCTTTATCGGTAACTGAATAATTCTTCTGAC
The DNA window shown above is from Vairimorpha necatrix chromosome 7, complete sequence and carries:
- a CDS encoding DNA-directed RNA polymerase III subunit RPC6, with amino-acid sequence MEKLLEFIKTYENGVTEEQILIMNPNLNKESLVKILNKLIKNNTLTVYKNGPKIFYKAIINASDDYESLIINLISQSGTEGLWIKDIREKTNMPQNLILKMLSQLENKRIIKSMKNMKNNRKVYVLFDVIPSDEVTGGFWFNDNDVDVECVENVSKIVYNFIDKKTRIDEENAMNKYSNNPSLLEITEFINTLNFLNSKVKETELRTLLFTLVYDNKIEALNDQGTERFRVLK
- a CDS encoding eukaryotic translation initiation factor 3 subunit I (EIF3I), which codes for MSSECKMSSESSNGRQIKVKCHERPITDLKFNKDGDLIFTSSKDSTCNVLYTDGTPLGSFSGHDGSIFSFSLSDNSQFLLTGSADQSVVQWDIEKGLKINQEQIKSVIKATDNFKNENLFIIGCDGSMGKDKCILLYDCRSKESNKLISLDTNPTGILIDYSQNNVLISNDDGSICQLDLRNNLIINKAQVHTSKITKIKPSACRTFLVSSSIDSQAKIVDMANLNTIKTFVCEEPINCSVIFGTNDKIICVGGINARDVTQSKGKNKFDTKFFDVVTTEQIGFYTTHYGTINCVDVNTDGTMYCSGGETGLLSVVNFGEDFYNSGFTNFNKF
- a CDS encoding T-complex protein 1 subunit gamma (CCT3), yielding MQNQMPRKLYILVPDKPSQIQQESASASAMISSVIKTCLGPKAMQKMVITKINSIEITNDGNSILREIDVSHPSARSIIELARTQDEEIGDGTTSVVILASEILQVMSNVLNTEIKETGKFPHPIKVCGYLNNVNKIAMEVVENLSLNLQDTEESIKAIVRSSVETKICNILKVPIDNMAYDVVKKITENGICDLKNNIKVEKILGGNMIQSGILDGIILNKDIIHPQMRKRIENPRIIILDTPLEYKKGESQTNYEFKNKEDFTKALEMEEKQIRTMCSYILNVKPDIVVCEKSICDLAMSILYQNNVTAIRRIKKTESVRLSKATGASIVNRIEDLEDKHVGEKCKLFEYLKCGEEYYSQFGQCVQPKACSVIIRGPTKDIMNELERNFWDAAKVAKNLIVSPKLVPGGGCLEMNICKKLGEIESKDPLEKSIYKKVCEALKVIPTVLLINSGVFNPLMKIELLEKEINKNSYNGINGVNGEIEDMRNVILEPMAVKKQIYASAFQAVLQLLRVDGIMESKR